The genomic region CGTAGACGTCCTGGGTGACGGAGACTGACGGGTCGTCCAACGACGGGATGCCGGACAGCAGGTCGTAGGTGCACCGGAACTGGGCCTCGAACATCCGCCCGCCGCGCATCGTGTAGCCCGCCTCCGGGTTGCCGCCCGCGTCCAGGCTGCCGCCGACCTCCTCCTGCTCCTCGAAGACGTGGATGTCGCTGCCGGCGAAGCCGCCGTCGCGGATCAGGAACGCCGCGGCGGACAGGGCGGCTATGCCGCTGCCGACCAGGTATGCCTTTGCCATCGGAATACTCCTCAACTCTGCTGTGCGAAAAGTGGTGTTCGTGTCTGACCGGCCGGTCTGAGGGGCGCTCTGCTGATCGGGTTCGTCGATCGGGGTGTGGATGCCGGCCTGCCCTCGGCCGGCCGCCCGGGCCTTGGGCCATTGGTCGCTGGTGGGGGAACAACGGTCCCGGCGAGACGGCCTCTGTGGGCTGGGCGCGGATTCCAGGCGTCCTCGGCCCGCCAGGTGACCGGGCGGGCTGCGGGCGGTTTGGCGCTCAGGGAGCCAGGTCCCGGCGCAGCAGCAGCGGGTGCGCGGCGGCGATCCCGGCGAACCCGACGGCCACCAGGACGGCGAACGGGCCCCAGGCGATCGTCCCGTGGGCGAGCGCGTCACCGGGCGTGTAGTAGTGGAACGGGCTCAGGTACCGCAGCGGCGCCGCCGGGTGCCAGGCCATGGCGACGAAGTTGAGGGCGAAGCCGACAGCGCCGAACGCGATGGTGGCGCCGATCACCTGGGCCCGGTGGCGAGCCGCAGCCGAGACGGCCAGGGCCGGACCGGACAGGCAGAGCGTGAACGCACAGCCCGCCAGACCGGCCGCGAGCACGCCGCGCAGAGGGACCGCGTGGTGGAGGGCGGGAGTGAGGGCCACACCACCGGCGACCGCCAATGTGGCGGCGGCGTTGAGTGCCAGCGAGGCCGCGATCACGGCGGCCGCCCGTTCGGCCAGCAGCCTCAGACGGGAGACCGGACGGACCATCAGCAGTTCCACGGTCCCGGACTCGACGTCGGCCGCGACAGCAGCCGCCGCGAGCGAGCCGATCGCCGTCAGCTGCATGGCGATCCAGAACGGGTGCACCAGACCGGCCCCGAGCAGACCGGGGTAGCTGGCGATGGACACGTCACCGGTCGATCCGGAGAACGCCTTCAACGCATCCGGTCCGGCCGGGCCGGTCCCGGCGAACAGCTGGGCCGGCGGCACCGCCCGGATGACGGCCACGATCAGAGCCTCGAAGACGACCATGCCCGCTGCCAGGAATGCCAGCATCCTGCGGCGCCGGTGCAGAGCCAGCCAGAACAAGGGGAACCGGGCCCTCACGACCGCACCTCCGCTGCTTCGACGTCCTGCCGGTACAGGTCGA from Kitasatospora azatica KCTC 9699 harbors:
- a CDS encoding ABC transporter permease subunit, coding for MRARFPLFWLALHRRRRMLAFLAAGMVVFEALIVAVIRAVPPAQLFAGTGPAGPDALKAFSGSTGDVSIASYPGLLGAGLVHPFWIAMQLTAIGSLAAAAVAADVESGTVELLMVRPVSRLRLLAERAAAVIAASLALNAAATLAVAGGVALTPALHHAVPLRGVLAAGLAGCAFTLCLSGPALAVSAAARHRAQVIGATIAFGAVGFALNFVAMAWHPAAPLRYLSPFHYYTPGDALAHGTIAWGPFAVLVAVGFAGIAAAHPLLLRRDLAP